In Desulfosediminicola ganghwensis, a single window of DNA contains:
- a CDS encoding protein-L-isoaspartate(D-aspartate) O-methyltransferase, with protein sequence MIDRYKTARERMVQEQILARGVVDPRTLAAMSEVPRHLFVDDAMRARAYGDYPLPIASGQTISAPYIVALMTEALQLQGHETVLEIGTGSGYQAAVLSRLCRRVYTVERLNTLLATARKVFDKLKYFNIVAKLDDGTLGWAENGPYDAIIVTAGGPEIPTPLLDQLADSGRLIMPVGDQNVQELQLVKKIDDKIRIDRLSSVRFVDLIGEHGW encoded by the coding sequence GTGATAGATCGATATAAGACCGCACGGGAGAGGATGGTGCAGGAACAGATCCTGGCCCGTGGCGTGGTTGACCCAAGAACCCTGGCGGCGATGTCGGAGGTACCCAGACATCTCTTTGTGGATGACGCCATGCGGGCGAGAGCCTATGGCGATTATCCGTTGCCCATCGCTTCCGGTCAGACAATTTCCGCACCGTACATCGTGGCATTGATGACAGAGGCCTTGCAATTACAGGGACATGAAACAGTTCTTGAAATCGGGACCGGTTCCGGTTATCAGGCTGCTGTGCTGTCACGTCTCTGCCGGCGGGTCTATACCGTCGAGCGACTCAATACCTTGCTGGCCACTGCCCGAAAGGTGTTTGACAAATTGAAATATTTTAACATTGTCGCCAAACTTGACGACGGCACTTTGGGGTGGGCGGAAAATGGCCCCTATGATGCAATTATCGTCACCGCTGGCGGTCCCGAGATTCCAACACCGCTTCTGGATCAGCTGGCTGATTCCGGCAGGTTGATAATGCCGGTGGGAGACCAGAATGTGCAGGAGCTCCAGCTTGTAAAAAAAATAGATGACAAAATACGCATTGATCGCCTGAGCAGTGTTCGTTTCGTCGATCTTATCGGCGAGCATGGCTGGTAA